In the genome of Caloranaerobacter ferrireducens, the window TTGTTTTTACCTATGGAAAAGGTTACAAAAAAAGTTAAAGAGCTAGAAGCTATTGAGATATTATGTATTTTGAATCTTAGATTTCTAATGATTTAAAAGTTTTACAAAAATGAGTGTCGAATAGAGAACATAAGAATAAAAAAAGAATGTTTGAGAATCGATGAAATAACTAAAAATGGCATTAATACCATTACTTTTGCAAGAATTAAAAATAGGGCGATTAACTTTAAGGAAATTGTTATTAGTGAAATTGAAGATAAAGATTATTTTATTTAAAACCTATATTTGATGTTTAGCATAATCAAAAGAAACAGCTTCACCTTCGTATAACAGAGTATTACCGTGACGCCAAAGACCGGCTATCCGTTGGGACATGCCCTCTGGCGTGACTTTTGCAAATAGCAGCAAAAGACACGCCAGACCTTCGGTACGGGCACGTTGGGAACACAGGGAACGTCATGCGACATGTGGTAGACTGTGAAATAAGTAAGATTGTTTGGAGGGATATAGATTGGGAAAATATATTTTGTATAGCGATCAAATGTCAGCAGACAATGAAAAAGTACATATTAAAGTGAAACAGTTATTAGGAAATGGCAATTTATCTTTAGGATATATTCCTTCAACTGGAGATAAAGATCGAAAATATTTTAGTAATATAAAAGCATTTTATAAAAGCTATGGTATTCAGGAGTTTATATTTTTTGATTTAGACGAAGAATATGATGAGTCAAAGGTAGATGATCTATTATCATGTGATGTTATTCATTTATCAGGTGGAGACCCCATATTTTTATTAAACAATATTAAAAAAAGAAATTTTAAACCAGTTTTAAAAAAGTATGCTGATAATGGAATTATTATTGGAGTTAGTGGAGGAGCTTGTAATATTGGGGAAAATATATCACTGTTCAAGTTGTTTATAAGTAATCTTGATGAAGCATTAAGTAGTAGATGTCAACTTAATTCTCTAGGATTAGTTGACTTTGAATTTTTACCACATTATAACCGTTGGAATAAAGAATTTAAAGATAATGTAAAGGAGTATTCAAAACGGACTGGAAGTACAATTTATGCTTGTAATGATGGAGATGGAGTAATAGTAAATGATGGGGAAATTGAATTTGTGGGTAATATAATTAAGATAATTGATGGAAAAGAAATGTAAAGGGAACGGGCACACGATCACATAACATGAGATTTAAAGTTCCGCTATGCTGTATGCAAATTCATGAAAATTAGCCAGACCTAGATTAGGTTCATAAATTTTTTGAATCTCTGGTATGCCATGTAATAGATGTTTTTAATATATTTAGTATAAGTTTTGAGATTCTAAACTAAGAATAGATTTGTCAGGGGGGCAAATCAACTGCTGAAAAATATTCATAAAAACCTCAAAATAATTATAGATTATTGAAATATTATACCATGAGAGAAGTAGACAGCTAATAAGGATAAGAAAATAATTAAAGGAGTTGTTTTCATTCTAATTTTAAAATTATTTAACCCTATTGTAGCTATTTTATTAACATCAGTCTTATTTTTTATATCTCATTTGAGAACGTGGAAAATCAAATTTGTTTTGATAGGTTCATTAGTTTTAGGTTTAACATATGCCATAAGTGTTTATTTAACAAAGAGTATTTGGACTGCTATTATGATTCATAATTTAAATGTATTTGGATTTCTGATTTTAGTAAATAAGAGAAATATATTTAAAGAGGAATATGCTGGTTAATTAGAATTTTCATAAGCATTAATGCTTTAATATTTTTCAAACTATTACAGCAATTCTTACAACGAGATTTTACAAGTTAAGGAGGAGTAGTCAATGGGAGTAGATGTTAACAAATTAGAGAAATTAATTAATAAATGGCAGGAGATTTTAAGATTAAGGGATTGGGATATAAAACTAAAAATTGTTGATACAGAATGGAGAAAATCAGGAAATATAAAAATCGATATGGATGACAAAAAAGCAGTAATGCTAATTAATAGTAATCCAAAATTCACAAATCTTGAAGAGTTAGTTGTTCATGAATTATTACATTTAAAATTGTGGGGATTGGATCAAATGCTTGAAGGACTTATAATTCAAGTGTTTGGAGAAGACGAGGATGATATTAAAAAAGAATTTGCAATGAATCAATTTTTTTTGTTGCTTGAATCGACAGTCGCAGATCTTACGAAAGGTTTTTTGAAAGCGAATGGTTGTGAAGAAGAATTAAGCTTTGGAAGATTACAGAAATTGATAGATAATGAAATAGGTTGTTAGTGTGTGTTAAACTTTGAGGTACAGTGATTGTGCCAACTCCTAACACTGTATCTGCACAAGGGTGCACTGGAGTCAAGCTTTAGGGAGATGTGCACCACACCTTCTCACTGGATACGAAGCACCGCCAAGACGGTATTCCTATAGGGTCCAGTTCGAAGGCGTCGCAA includes:
- a CDS encoding Type 1 glutamine amidotransferase-like domain-containing protein, with protein sequence MGKYILYSDQMSADNEKVHIKVKQLLGNGNLSLGYIPSTGDKDRKYFSNIKAFYKSYGIQEFIFFDLDEEYDESKVDDLLSCDVIHLSGGDPIFLLNNIKKRNFKPVLKKYADNGIIIGVSGGACNIGENISLFKLFISNLDEALSSRCQLNSLGLVDFEFLPHYNRWNKEFKDNVKEYSKRTGSTIYACNDGDGVIVNDGEIEFVGNIIKIIDGKEM
- a CDS encoding CPBP family intramembrane glutamic endopeptidase: MKGVVFILILKLFNPIVAILLTSVLFFISHLRTWKIKFVLIGSLVLGLTYAISVYLTKSIWTAIMIHNLNVFGFLILVNKRNIFKEEYAG